One stretch of Cohnella algarum DNA includes these proteins:
- the ftsE gene encoding cell division ATP-binding protein FtsE, translating into MIEMHDISKTYSDGTIALEGINVVIDRNEFVYIVGPSGAGKSTFMKLIYREEVPTKGQLFVNGFNIGKLKQRKIPYIRRNIGVIFQDYRLLPKLTAFENVAFAMEVIEAPKRSIRRRTMEVLDLVGLKHKAGSLPAQLSGGEQQRIAIARAIVNNPAVIVADEPTGNLDPETSWGIMKLLEEINFRGTTIVMATHNKEIVNSLRKRVIAIERGTIVRDEQRGEYGYDL; encoded by the coding sequence GTGATTGAAATGCACGACATTTCCAAGACTTACTCGGACGGAACGATCGCCCTTGAAGGTATCAACGTAGTGATCGACCGGAACGAGTTCGTATATATCGTCGGCCCTTCCGGCGCCGGCAAATCGACATTCATGAAGCTCATTTATCGCGAGGAAGTTCCGACCAAAGGCCAGCTTTTCGTAAACGGCTTCAACATCGGAAAGCTGAAACAACGAAAAATCCCGTACATACGCCGCAACATCGGGGTCATCTTCCAGGATTACCGGCTTCTCCCCAAGCTCACTGCGTTCGAGAACGTCGCGTTCGCGATGGAAGTCATCGAAGCGCCCAAGCGGTCGATACGCCGCCGGACGATGGAAGTGCTCGATCTGGTCGGCCTGAAGCATAAGGCGGGCAGCCTGCCGGCGCAGCTGTCGGGCGGCGAGCAGCAGCGGATCGCGATCGCCCGGGCGATCGTCAACAATCCCGCCGTCATCGTCGCCGACGAGCCGACGGGCAATCTGGACCCCGAGACGTCCTGGGGAATCATGAAGCTGCTGGAGGAGATCAATTTTCGCGGAACGACGATCGTCATGGCCACCCACAACAAGGAAATCGTGAACAGTCTGCGCAAGCGCGTCATCGCGATCGAGCGGGGAACGATCGTTCGCGACGAGCAGAGAGGGGAATACGGCTATGACCTTTAG
- the argH gene encoding argininosuccinate lyase, whose product MTKLWGGRFTKKTDQLVEEYTASITFDKELAEEDIQGSLAHVTMLGKCGILSADDVEKIKEGLMRVRNRIQRGEQEFSISDEDIHMNIEKSLIDEIGPVGGKLHTGRSRNDQVATDMHLYLRKRVIEFVDLLAKLQDALISQAKANLDTIVPGYTHLQRAQPILFAHHLMAYVSMFGRDIERLQDSYKRIDTLPLGAGALAGTTFAIDRQYTAKLLNFGRVYENSLDAVSDRDFIVEFLANASLIMAHLSRLSEELVLWSSTEFQFVELDDAFCTGSSIMPQKKNPDVPELVRGKTGRVYGNLVGLLTVLKSLPLAYNKDMQEDKEGMFDTVKTLQGALQLFAPMIATMKVRKEQMRRAVDNDFSNATDIADFLVGKGLPFRQAHEVIGKTVLYCIQNGKFLLDLTLDEFKQFSSLFDDRIYEVLQPHNVVNARNVYGGTATAQVEAAIGRAAAELERVNAWTAEYAEKCK is encoded by the coding sequence ATGACCAAGCTGTGGGGCGGCCGGTTTACGAAAAAAACCGACCAACTGGTGGAAGAATACACCGCATCGATTACGTTCGACAAGGAGCTGGCCGAGGAGGATATCCAGGGCAGTCTCGCGCACGTGACGATGTTGGGGAAATGCGGCATTTTGTCCGCGGACGACGTGGAGAAAATCAAGGAAGGCCTGATGAGGGTTCGCAACCGCATTCAGCGGGGCGAGCAGGAGTTTTCCATTTCCGACGAAGACATCCACATGAACATCGAAAAATCGCTCATCGACGAGATCGGACCGGTCGGCGGCAAGCTGCACACGGGACGCAGCCGCAACGACCAGGTGGCGACCGACATGCACCTGTATTTGCGCAAGCGGGTCATCGAATTCGTCGACCTGCTGGCCAAGCTGCAGGATGCGCTCATTTCGCAGGCGAAGGCCAATCTGGACACGATCGTGCCGGGCTACACGCATCTTCAGCGGGCGCAGCCGATTTTGTTCGCGCACCATTTGATGGCGTACGTCTCGATGTTCGGGCGCGATATCGAACGGCTCCAGGACAGCTACAAGCGGATCGACACGCTGCCGCTCGGCGCCGGCGCGCTGGCTGGGACGACGTTTGCGATCGACCGCCAGTACACGGCGAAGCTGCTGAATTTCGGGCGCGTGTACGAAAACAGCCTCGACGCCGTCAGCGACCGCGATTTTATCGTGGAGTTTCTTGCCAACGCTTCGCTGATCATGGCGCATCTGTCGCGTTTGAGCGAAGAGCTCGTGTTGTGGTCGAGCACGGAGTTCCAGTTCGTCGAGCTGGACGACGCGTTCTGCACCGGCTCGAGCATTATGCCGCAAAAGAAAAACCCGGACGTGCCCGAGCTTGTCCGCGGCAAAACCGGGCGCGTGTACGGCAATCTCGTCGGGCTGCTGACCGTGCTGAAGTCGCTGCCGCTCGCGTACAACAAGGACATGCAGGAAGACAAGGAAGGCATGTTCGATACGGTTAAAACGCTGCAGGGCGCCCTTCAGCTGTTCGCGCCGATGATCGCCACGATGAAGGTGCGCAAAGAGCAAATGCGGCGCGCGGTCGACAACGATTTTTCCAATGCGACCGATATCGCCGATTTTCTTGTCGGCAAAGGGCTGCCGTTCCGCCAGGCGCACGAGGTCATCGGCAAAACGGTGCTGTACTGCATCCAGAACGGCAAATTCCTGCTGGATTTGACGCTGGACGAGTTCAAGCAGTTTTCGTCTCTGTTCGACGACCGCATTTACGAGGTGCTGCAGCCTCACAACGTCGTCAATGCGCGCAACGTTTACGGCGGCACCGCGACCGCTCAGGTCGAAGCCGCGATCGGACGCGCGGCGGCCGAGCTCGAGCGCGTGAACGCGTGGACGGCCGAGTATGCGGAGAAATGCAAATAA
- a CDS encoding argininosuccinate synthase, whose translation MAKEKIVLAYSGGLDTSVILTWLKETYDAEIITFTADIGQKEELDGLEEKAIQTGASKVYIDDLRAEFAKDFIFPMFQAGALYEGQYLLGTSIARPLIAKRMVEIARAEGATAIAHGATGKGNDQVRFELTAAALAPDIKVIAPWRDEAFREAFPGRAEMIAYAEKHGINVQASAAKPYSMDRNLLHISFESGMLEDPWFDASAPDVQDMYVLSVSPEQAPDQAEYVELDFEAGNCVAINGEKLSPLAVMEKLNELGGKHGIGRVDMVENRFVGMKSRGVYETPGGTILFTAHRKMESLTMDRDVMHLRDSLISKYASLVYNGFWFAPERLAIQALVAESQKNVTGTVRLKLYKGNIMAAGLKSPVSLYNPHIATMEADPTQAYDQGDATGFIRLNALRLKVSSGVTGASGVDNG comes from the coding sequence ATGGCAAAGGAAAAAATCGTACTGGCATACTCCGGCGGTCTCGACACGTCCGTCATCTTGACGTGGCTGAAAGAGACGTACGACGCCGAAATCATTACGTTCACGGCCGATATCGGCCAAAAGGAAGAACTGGACGGACTGGAGGAAAAAGCGATCCAGACCGGCGCTTCCAAAGTCTACATCGACGACTTGCGCGCCGAATTCGCCAAAGACTTCATCTTCCCGATGTTTCAGGCGGGGGCGCTGTATGAAGGCCAATATCTGCTCGGCACCAGCATCGCCCGTCCGCTGATCGCCAAGCGCATGGTCGAAATCGCCCGCGCCGAAGGCGCGACGGCCATCGCGCACGGCGCGACAGGCAAGGGCAACGACCAGGTGCGCTTCGAGCTGACCGCGGCGGCGCTCGCGCCGGACATCAAAGTGATCGCGCCGTGGCGCGACGAGGCGTTCCGGGAAGCGTTCCCGGGCCGCGCCGAAATGATCGCCTACGCCGAAAAGCACGGCATCAACGTGCAGGCATCCGCGGCCAAGCCGTACTCGATGGACCGCAACCTGCTGCACATCAGCTTCGAAAGCGGCATGCTCGAAGATCCGTGGTTCGACGCGAGCGCGCCGGACGTTCAGGACATGTACGTGCTCAGCGTCTCGCCGGAGCAAGCGCCGGATCAAGCCGAATACGTCGAGCTTGATTTCGAGGCCGGCAACTGCGTCGCAATCAACGGCGAAAAGCTCAGCCCGCTGGCCGTCATGGAAAAATTGAACGAGCTCGGCGGCAAGCACGGCATCGGCCGCGTCGACATGGTCGAGAACCGCTTCGTCGGCATGAAAAGCCGCGGCGTGTACGAAACGCCGGGCGGCACCATCCTGTTTACGGCGCACCGCAAGATGGAGTCGCTGACGATGGACCGCGACGTCATGCATTTGCGCGATTCGCTCATTTCGAAATACGCGTCGCTCGTTTACAACGGCTTCTGGTTCGCGCCGGAGCGACTGGCCATTCAGGCGCTCGTCGCCGAAAGCCAGAAGAACGTCACCGGCACCGTCCGCCTGAAGCTGTATAAAGGCAACATTATGGCTGCGGGCCTGAAGAGCCCGGTCAGCCTGTACAACCCGCACATCGCGACGATGGAGGCCGACCCGACGCAAGCCTACGATCAAGGCGACGCGACCGGCTTCATCCGTCTGAACGCGCTGCGGCTCAAAGTGTCGTCCGGCGTTACCGGCGCTTCCGGCGTCGACAACGGCTGA
- a CDS encoding DMT family transporter, translating to MNRYWLLLAAAGICEVGWVSGLKHADDWLTWGLTAAAIVLSFAALIVVSRKLPVGTTYAVFTGIGAAGTVLGESIFFGAELDPGKLALVIILIIGIAGLKLTTDVKADKEERA from the coding sequence ATGAATCGCTATTGGTTGCTGCTCGCGGCGGCCGGCATTTGCGAAGTCGGCTGGGTGTCCGGCCTGAAGCACGCGGACGATTGGCTGACTTGGGGATTGACGGCCGCGGCCATCGTGCTCAGCTTTGCCGCGTTGATCGTCGTGTCCCGCAAACTGCCGGTCGGCACGACGTACGCGGTGTTTACCGGGATCGGAGCGGCCGGGACGGTGCTGGGCGAGTCGATCTTTTTCGGGGCCGAGTTGGATCCCGGAAAGCTTGCGCTTGTGATCATTTTGATTATCGGCATCGCCGGTTTGAAGCTGACGACGGACGTCAAGGCGGACAAGGAGGAGCGGGCATAA
- the argF gene encoding ornithine carbamoyltransferase codes for MQPAAKTEELAAGLKGRDFLGLVDCSAEEIRYLIDFAIELKRKLKAGEVYQPLKGKSLGMIFEKSSTRTRVSFEVGMYQLGGQALFLSRNDIQMGRGETIRDTAMTMSRYLDGIIIRTFGHRNVVELARSATVPVINALSDQSHPCQALADYQTVLEKKGRLEGLKVAYIGDGNNMLHSLMIGASKLGMHFASASPEGYEPDAEQVKLARDFAGEHGGRVDIVRDPREAVEGADVIYTDVWASMGFEEEQKDRERAFQNYQVNEQLVQFAKKDYLFMHCLPAHRGEEVTEGVIDGPNSVIFDEAENRLHAQKAIMAAIM; via the coding sequence GTGCAACCAGCCGCAAAAACGGAAGAACTGGCCGCCGGCCTCAAAGGCCGGGATTTTCTCGGGCTTGTCGATTGCTCGGCCGAAGAAATCCGGTATTTGATCGATTTCGCCATCGAACTGAAGCGCAAGCTCAAGGCAGGAGAAGTGTATCAGCCGCTCAAGGGCAAGTCGCTCGGGATGATTTTCGAAAAATCGTCCACCCGGACCCGGGTTTCGTTCGAAGTCGGCATGTACCAGCTGGGCGGCCAGGCGCTGTTCTTAAGCCGCAACGACATCCAGATGGGGCGCGGCGAGACGATCCGGGATACGGCGATGACGATGTCCCGTTATCTTGACGGCATCATCATCCGGACGTTCGGCCACCGCAACGTGGTGGAGCTGGCGCGCAGCGCGACCGTTCCGGTCATCAACGCGCTGTCCGACCAGTCCCATCCGTGCCAGGCGCTGGCGGATTACCAGACGGTTCTGGAGAAAAAGGGACGCCTCGAAGGGCTGAAAGTCGCTTACATCGGGGACGGCAACAACATGCTGCACTCGCTCATGATCGGCGCCAGCAAGCTCGGGATGCATTTTGCCAGCGCGTCGCCGGAAGGCTACGAGCCGGACGCGGAACAGGTGAAGCTCGCCCGCGATTTCGCCGGCGAGCACGGGGGACGGGTCGACATCGTGCGCGATCCCCGGGAAGCGGTCGAAGGAGCCGACGTCATTTACACGGACGTATGGGCGAGCATGGGCTTCGAAGAGGAGCAGAAGGATCGGGAACGCGCCTTCCAAAATTACCAGGTGAACGAACAGCTCGTCCAGTTCGCGAAGAAGGACTACCTGTTCATGCACTGCCTTCCCGCGCACCGCGGAGAAGAAGTGACCGAAGGCGTCATCGACGGTCCGAACTCCGTTATTTTCGACGAGGCGGAAAACCGCCTGCACGCGCAAAAGGCGATCATGGCCGCCATCATGTAA
- a CDS encoding SdpI family protein translates to MTQPSAIPHKRWIKGILALFLVNFVLFAAAFLIFNERLPDIMPTHFNVAGDVDDTAPKWQFWLMYGGLAVLLPSILSATRFIDPRKENYARFESFYSMFRWAISLFLHGVFVFVILHSLGYSFPMNKIIVSALGLLWIVVGNRMGQVRSNFFMGIRTPWAIMDENNWNQTHRLAAKLWVAAGLLMLISAWIAPSSWTVVVVLVCALGSSLAPVVYSYSLHRRKSP, encoded by the coding sequence ATGACACAACCATCCGCTATTCCGCACAAAAGGTGGATCAAAGGCATCCTCGCGCTGTTTCTCGTCAATTTCGTCCTGTTCGCGGCAGCCTTCCTCATTTTCAACGAGCGATTGCCCGACATCATGCCCACGCATTTCAACGTGGCCGGCGACGTGGACGACACGGCGCCCAAGTGGCAATTTTGGCTGATGTACGGAGGCTTGGCCGTGCTGCTTCCTTCGATCTTGTCGGCCACGCGCTTTATCGATCCCCGCAAGGAGAATTATGCGCGTTTCGAAAGCTTTTACTCGATGTTCCGGTGGGCGATCAGCCTGTTCCTGCACGGCGTGTTCGTCTTCGTGATCCTGCACAGCCTTGGCTACTCCTTCCCGATGAACAAAATCATCGTCAGCGCGCTCGGCTTGCTGTGGATCGTCGTCGGCAACCGGATGGGACAGGTGCGGAGCAATTTTTTCATGGGCATCCGCACTCCGTGGGCGATCATGGACGAGAACAACTGGAATCAAACGCACCGGCTGGCCGCGAAGCTGTGGGTCGCCGCCGGACTGCTGATGCTGATTTCCGCCTGGATCGCTCCGTCTTCCTGGACCGTCGTCGTCGTACTCGTCTGCGCGCTCGGCAGTTCGTTGGCTCCGGTCGTCTACTCGTATTCGCTTCATCGGCGCAAAAGCCCCTAA
- a CDS encoding peptidoglycan DD-metalloendopeptidase family protein: MRKKLLPVLAFLALILMIGQPYESRAETEVEKIEKEIKKLQQQMNEVTQDKKQAEQDSKVLTAQREATKADVAALLAEISKAGEELVATQAKIDAAEEKLLATTAELEAAEKERAERDDLLKTRIRLIYTNGTVSYLDVLLSSTSFDDFLTRFNAMKLIMEQDKNVFEQSKEYEALVAEKKAQVESELANVKALYDEMAARKANLEQKEREKEVMIAKLDEQIEETEEISEEAEKALMEFGKKYSELLEKKEKIKTYYTGGKLAVPLKDSYRLSSPYGYRTHPVTGQKNKLHTGIDMAAPNGTSVYAAESGVVIVAQSWSGYGNTIVINHGGGLWTLYGHLKPGGILVEKGQTVKRGEKIGLVGKTGTATGYHLHFEVRKDGNPVNPAPYLK, translated from the coding sequence GTGAGAAAGAAGTTGCTGCCGGTCCTCGCGTTCCTTGCCCTTATTCTCATGATCGGACAGCCCTACGAGAGCCGGGCGGAGACCGAGGTCGAAAAGATCGAGAAAGAAATCAAAAAGCTTCAGCAGCAAATGAACGAGGTCACCCAAGACAAAAAGCAGGCGGAGCAGGACAGCAAGGTGCTCACCGCTCAAAGGGAAGCGACGAAAGCGGACGTCGCCGCCTTGCTGGCGGAAATCTCCAAGGCGGGCGAAGAGCTGGTCGCCACCCAGGCGAAGATCGATGCCGCCGAGGAGAAGCTGCTGGCGACGACGGCGGAACTCGAAGCCGCCGAAAAGGAACGCGCCGAGCGCGACGATTTGCTGAAAACGCGAATTCGCCTCATTTATACGAACGGAACCGTGTCCTACCTCGACGTTCTGCTCAGCTCGACCAGCTTCGACGATTTTCTGACCCGGTTCAATGCGATGAAGCTGATCATGGAACAGGACAAGAACGTATTCGAGCAAAGCAAGGAGTACGAAGCGCTCGTCGCCGAGAAGAAGGCGCAGGTTGAATCCGAGCTGGCCAACGTCAAGGCGCTGTACGACGAAATGGCGGCCCGCAAGGCGAACCTGGAGCAGAAGGAACGCGAGAAGGAAGTCATGATCGCCAAGCTCGACGAGCAGATCGAGGAAACCGAGGAAATCAGCGAAGAAGCCGAGAAGGCGCTCATGGAGTTCGGGAAAAAGTACTCGGAGCTTCTGGAGAAAAAGGAAAAGATCAAAACGTACTACACCGGAGGCAAGCTCGCCGTTCCGCTCAAGGATTCGTACCGGCTGTCGTCTCCTTACGGCTACAGAACCCATCCGGTAACCGGCCAGAAGAACAAGCTTCACACCGGCATCGATATGGCCGCGCCGAACGGAACGTCCGTCTATGCGGCGGAGTCGGGCGTCGTCATCGTCGCCCAATCGTGGAGCGGCTACGGCAATACGATCGTTATCAACCACGGGGGCGGGCTGTGGACGCTGTACGGGCACCTGAAGCCGGGCGGCATTCTCGTCGAGAAAGGCCAAACCGTGAAACGCGGGGAAAAAATCGGCCTTGTCGGCAAAACCGGCACGGCGACGGGCTACCACCTGCACTTCGAGGTGCGCAAGGACGGAAACCCCGTCAATCCGGCACCATACTTGAAATAA
- a CDS encoding S41 family peptidase yields the protein MRFRGRTVIAIMACTALLACLATIGILDAAGKTNRTSSSAGAAADSGGLGPDELEKLNRMIALIEAEYRLSVDREELVDGAIRGMVEALGDPYSVYMTGDEAAKFTDAVEGTFTGIGARLGIEDGEVVVRQVMEGTPADRAGLQAEDILLSVNGNALQGLSLGDAIAQIRGPKGTKAKLRVERPGAEQMLELELIRDLIMEETAIGQLGEDGVGKLKITRFSFDTAEKASQALREMEEQGMRALVLDLRNNPGGVMPSALGVAELFVPQGKPIVISEDKNGVRTTERSNGSLTAAKAYPILVLIDKGSASAAEIVAGALKHSAGAALLGETTYGKGTVQISFEKGLDDGSLVKLTVSKWLLPDGSWIDDRGIVPDVSVSQPAYFGASRLPRDKVLKPDETGDDVRNLQLMLEGAGFPADRADGYFSSATEEALKSFQRHAGLPETGIADERTAERLEEEFYRALQNPEFDAQWVAARDILLKMEEKSG from the coding sequence ATGAGGTTTCGGGGGCGAACGGTCATCGCCATTATGGCTTGCACGGCGCTGCTCGCTTGCTTGGCGACGATCGGCATTTTGGACGCTGCCGGCAAAACGAACCGGACTTCATCTTCCGCCGGCGCCGCCGCGGATTCCGGAGGCTTGGGACCGGACGAGCTCGAGAAGCTGAACCGGATGATCGCTTTGATCGAAGCCGAATACCGGCTGTCCGTCGATCGGGAAGAACTGGTCGACGGAGCGATCCGGGGCATGGTGGAAGCGCTCGGAGATCCGTATTCCGTCTACATGACGGGAGACGAAGCCGCCAAATTCACGGACGCGGTCGAAGGAACGTTTACCGGCATCGGCGCCAGGCTGGGCATCGAGGATGGCGAGGTCGTGGTCCGGCAGGTCATGGAAGGAACGCCCGCCGATCGCGCCGGCCTGCAGGCCGAAGATATTTTGCTGTCGGTGAACGGAAACGCGCTGCAAGGCTTGAGCCTTGGCGACGCGATCGCTCAAATCCGAGGTCCCAAAGGGACGAAAGCCAAGCTGCGCGTAGAGCGGCCGGGCGCGGAACAGATGCTGGAGCTGGAGCTTATCCGCGACCTCATCATGGAAGAGACGGCGATCGGACAGCTCGGCGAAGACGGCGTCGGCAAACTGAAAATCACCCGGTTCTCGTTCGATACGGCGGAAAAAGCCTCGCAAGCGCTTCGGGAGATGGAGGAGCAGGGGATGAGGGCGCTCGTCCTCGACCTTCGCAACAATCCGGGCGGCGTCATGCCGTCCGCGCTCGGGGTGGCGGAGCTGTTCGTGCCGCAGGGAAAGCCGATCGTCATCTCCGAGGATAAAAACGGCGTCCGAACGACCGAACGGTCGAACGGGAGCTTGACGGCGGCCAAAGCGTACCCGATCCTGGTTCTGATCGACAAGGGGAGCGCCAGCGCGGCCGAAATCGTCGCCGGGGCGCTGAAGCATTCGGCGGGAGCCGCGCTGCTCGGCGAAACGACGTACGGCAAAGGCACGGTGCAAATCAGCTTCGAAAAAGGCCTGGACGACGGAAGCCTGGTCAAGTTGACCGTGTCGAAGTGGCTGCTGCCGGACGGCAGCTGGATCGACGATCGGGGCATCGTCCCCGACGTGTCCGTGAGCCAGCCCGCTTATTTCGGCGCTTCCCGGCTGCCGCGGGACAAGGTATTGAAGCCGGACGAAACGGGAGACGACGTCCGGAATTTGCAGCTGATGCTGGAAGGAGCGGGCTTTCCCGCCGATCGCGCGGACGGGTATTTCAGCTCCGCGACCGAGGAAGCGTTGAAGAGCTTTCAACGGCATGCGGGGCTCCCCGAGACGGGAATCGCGGACGAACGAACCGCGGAGCGGCTGGAGGAGGAATTTTACCGAGCGCTGCAAAATCCGGAGTTCGACGCGCAGTGGGTCGCCGCGCGCGACATTTTGCTGAAAATGGAGGAAAAAAGCGGCTAA
- a CDS encoding PDZ domain-containing protein — MSPWIDWLREAGLAAAGLFTLPYFYIAVLFAWWHARNGVVLQRQMFHVRMYGSLSLLASRTLAGLGAGLCLSLVGLGAGARLSNGTLLCIWLAMVVLALFRLRYICLAYAAGALGVVQSVLAWTGLDGDSSGAIRELLGIDVPGLLFLAGLLHVAEGALIRLQGAKQAVPLFLEGKRGKPVGAYSLSGVWPIPLLWLVPAAGADGLTLPWTPLFGLESSVSAWSLLAFPVLIGFTDRTTTRWPEEKARESGNSLLVYGALICLLAAGSVFWEPLAFVASLGAFVLHEGVLLLGRWREGGRQPVYAQEGRGLTILAVLPGTPAAEMGLQAGERIMRLNGKRVDDKEQLHDAMQLQAAFSKLEVVNREGHVKFAQRARYSGEHYQLGIILAPDEDADIVAAPRSGSIWQGLRQAGARRRHAGRLRAEEAARREAADASGETAAASSAAEPVMLLEAIDPREELAARLPAPPASAATAERKAPEEAGLPPRRSRR, encoded by the coding sequence ATGAGCCCTTGGATTGACTGGCTGCGGGAAGCGGGCCTGGCCGCAGCGGGTTTGTTTACGTTGCCCTATTTTTATATAGCCGTTTTGTTCGCCTGGTGGCATGCGAGAAACGGCGTCGTGCTGCAGCGGCAAATGTTTCACGTCCGCATGTACGGTTCGCTTTCCCTGCTCGCGAGCCGGACGCTTGCCGGACTCGGAGCGGGACTTTGCCTCTCCCTCGTCGGGCTCGGCGCGGGCGCGCGGTTGTCGAACGGGACGCTGCTGTGCATCTGGCTCGCGATGGTCGTGCTGGCGCTGTTTCGGCTGCGCTACATTTGTCTCGCCTATGCGGCGGGCGCGCTTGGCGTCGTTCAGTCGGTTTTGGCGTGGACGGGCCTTGACGGCGACTCTTCCGGCGCGATCCGGGAGCTGCTCGGCATCGACGTGCCCGGCCTCCTGTTTTTGGCCGGCTTGCTGCACGTGGCCGAGGGCGCTCTAATACGCCTGCAAGGAGCGAAACAGGCGGTCCCGCTGTTTCTGGAAGGCAAGCGCGGCAAGCCGGTCGGCGCTTACTCGCTGTCCGGCGTTTGGCCGATCCCGCTGCTGTGGCTCGTTCCCGCCGCCGGCGCGGACGGCTTGACGCTTCCCTGGACGCCGCTGTTCGGCCTCGAAAGCTCCGTCTCCGCCTGGAGCCTCCTCGCGTTTCCGGTGCTGATCGGCTTCACCGACCGGACGACGACGCGCTGGCCGGAGGAGAAGGCGCGCGAATCGGGCAACTCGCTTCTCGTTTACGGAGCGCTGATCTGCCTGCTGGCCGCGGGCTCCGTTTTCTGGGAGCCGCTTGCCTTCGTCGCGTCGCTGGGCGCTTTCGTTTTGCACGAAGGCGTGCTGCTGCTCGGAAGGTGGCGCGAGGGCGGCCGCCAGCCGGTTTACGCGCAAGAGGGGCGCGGGCTGACGATTCTGGCGGTGCTTCCGGGAACGCCGGCGGCGGAAATGGGCCTGCAGGCGGGCGAGCGGATTATGCGGCTGAACGGAAAACGCGTCGACGACAAGGAGCAGCTTCACGACGCGATGCAGCTGCAAGCCGCGTTCTCGAAGCTCGAGGTCGTGAACCGCGAAGGGCATGTGAAGTTCGCCCAGCGCGCCCGCTACTCGGGCGAGCATTACCAGCTCGGCATCATTCTTGCGCCGGACGAGGACGCCGATATCGTCGCCGCCCCGCGCTCGGGCTCGATTTGGCAGGGGCTGAGGCAAGCGGGGGCGAGAAGGCGGCACGCCGGCCGGCTGCGGGCCGAAGAGGCGGCCCGGCGGGAGGCCGCCGACGCCTCCGGGGAAACGGCCGCCGCCTCGTCCGCGGCCGAGCCCGTCATGCTGCTCGAAGCGATCGATCCGCGGGAAGAGCTTGCCGCGCGGCTGCCCGCGCCGCCGGCTTCGGCCGCGACCGCGGAGCGCAAGGCGCCGGAGGAAGCCGGTCTGCCGCCGCGCCGTTCGCGGAGGTAA
- the ftsX gene encoding permease-like cell division protein FtsX — MTFRTYARHLREGAKNVFRNGWMTFASIGSIVVSLLILGVFMLLALNVNKFADQVESQVEIRVYMDLNADDAKIEEVDRKIRNLEQVKSVTFVSKEEGLERLRESLDENAKSALDGYENEQNPLPDGFDVEVFDPQQVAYVAEQIEAFNVSDADKPIYGVYYGQGTVEKLFRITDAVRNIGLVIVAGLAVMAMFLISTTIKMTIIARRREIAIMKLVGATNSFIRWPFFVEGILIGVGGAAITTGILLYGYSQLLKTTQFDLGLMMIQLSGMDEVAGFVTVTLLALGALLGIWGSTVSVRKYLKV, encoded by the coding sequence ATGACCTTTAGGACCTACGCGCGCCACTTGCGCGAAGGAGCCAAAAACGTCTTCCGCAACGGGTGGATGACGTTCGCTTCGATCGGCTCGATTGTCGTGTCCCTCCTTATTCTCGGCGTGTTCATGCTGCTCGCGCTCAATGTGAACAAATTCGCCGATCAAGTCGAAAGCCAGGTCGAGATTCGCGTCTACATGGATTTGAACGCCGACGACGCGAAAATCGAGGAAGTCGACCGCAAAATCCGCAACCTGGAGCAGGTCAAGAGCGTCACGTTCGTTTCCAAGGAGGAAGGCCTGGAACGGCTTCGGGAAAGTTTGGACGAAAACGCCAAAAGCGCGCTCGACGGCTATGAAAACGAACAAAATCCGCTGCCGGACGGCTTCGACGTCGAAGTGTTCGATCCCCAGCAAGTCGCCTACGTCGCCGAGCAGATCGAGGCTTTCAACGTATCCGACGCGGACAAGCCCATCTACGGCGTTTATTACGGGCAAGGCACCGTCGAGAAGCTGTTCCGCATTACCGACGCGGTTCGCAATATCGGCCTCGTGATCGTCGCCGGGCTTGCCGTCATGGCGATGTTCCTTATCTCGACGACGATCAAGATGACGATCATCGCCCGCCGCCGCGAAATCGCGATCATGAAGCTCGTCGGCGCCACGAACAGCTTCATCCGCTGGCCGTTTTTCGTGGAGGGCATTTTGATCGGAGTCGGCGGGGCGGCCATCACGACCGGAATTCTGCTTTACGGCTACTCGCAATTGCTGAAAACGACGCAGTTCGACCTCGGCTTGATGATGATTCAATTGTCCGGCATGGACGAGGTTGCCGGATTTGTCACCGTTACGCTGCTCGCGCTTGGCGCGCTGCTTGGCATCTGGGGCAGCACCGTTTCCGTCCGCAAATACTTGAAGGTATAA
- a CDS encoding DMT family transporter encodes MAWVWLILAGLGEVIGVTGLNLWNKRRDTLSAALLLGGFGLSFVLLTLAMKSISMGTAYAIWTAIGTIGATLIGMLFYGESRQPRRLFFLALVVAAAIGLKLIGEH; translated from the coding sequence ATGGCTTGGGTATGGCTTATTCTCGCCGGGCTGGGCGAAGTGATCGGCGTCACCGGCCTGAACTTGTGGAACAAACGGCGGGACACGCTTTCGGCCGCGCTGCTGCTGGGCGGCTTCGGCCTCAGCTTCGTTCTTCTGACGCTGGCCATGAAATCGATCTCGATGGGTACCGCCTACGCGATCTGGACGGCGATCGGAACGATCGGGGCGACGCTGATCGGCATGCTCTTTTACGGTGAATCCCGCCAGCCCCGCCGCCTCTTTTTCCTCGCGTTGGTCGTGGCCGCCGCGATCGGCCTGAAGCTGATCGGCGAGCATTAG